Proteins from a single region of Hydra vulgaris chromosome 12, alternate assembly HydraT2T_AEP:
- the LOC100208613 gene encoding bcl-2 homologous antagonist/killer-like (The RefSeq protein has 6 substitutions compared to this genomic sequence), producing the protein MAEAADDLHKQEEQQVANDTEKVFCSFVYKRLTSEIDKESSDGSLEVGNVITNLRSEVTEFRNVDESNGETENLGRVLASFGDEINDKYRQVFSDMLCRLNIETEDVAYETFANIARRLFENGINWGRIVALLCFGYEVAFAIIKRNARGFGKFLRKLIRFVVDFIVNEKIAKWIAKNGGWLAALVGLKKVDDSSDVWFKRIVILGSSNATVYMIHRRTR; encoded by the exons ATGGCAGAAGCAGCTGATGATCTTCATAAGCAAGAAGAACAACAAGTAGCTAATGatacagaaaaagttttttgcagcTTTGTTTACAAACGTTTAACCAGTGAAATCGACAAAGAATCCTCAGATGGTAGTCTTGAAGTTGGTAATGTCATTACTAACCTACGTAGTGAAGTAACAGAATTTAGAAATGTTGATGAGAGTAATGGAGAAACAGAAAATCTTGGTAGAGTCTTAGCTTCATTTGGTGatgaaataaatgataaatacaGACAAGTGTTTTCAGATATGTTATGTCGTCTGAACATTGAAACAGAAGATGTTGCTTATGAAACATTTGCTAACATTGCAAGGCGTCTTTTTGAAAATGGTATCAATTGGGGGCGTATTGTAGCTCTCTTGTGTTTTGGCTATGAAGTTGCATTTGCAATTATTAAGCGAAATGCACGTGGGTTTGGAAAATTTTTGCGCAAACTGATTCGTTTTGTGGTTGATTTTATTGTGAATGAAAAGATAGCAAAGTGGATTGCCAGAAACGGAGGTTGG CTGGCTGCTCTTGTTGGTTTAAAGAAAGTTGATGACAGTTCTGAtgtattgtttaaaagaatcGTGATTCTAGGATCTATCATTGCTGCAGTTTATATGATACACCGTATCACACGttag
- the LOC100212122 gene encoding uncharacterized protein LOC100212122 (The RefSeq protein has 4 substitutions, 1 non-frameshifting indel compared to this genomic sequence) gives MAEHECNGSSDDLVQLTKTAENIVRCFIYRMLEKVINKSSCEENFRLHFSLLPEPVLCEIRAVKEYLRKCESSYSTEKDSWFIHKAVQILEEQGGIAIQKYHHAFLSLINQLQITDEYNFAYTQFVEVAKKLFENDNIAWSHIVSLICFGVEISVYIVEHGKVGLASFLKKICSFIVDFIVKEEILQWIAQHGGWIKMIDFFDDPNCQFRTNHILAAMAISELTNIEVWLQRFFVASLVSGIIVIAWRKWHQP, from the exons ATGGCTGAACATGAATGCAATGGTAGCTCTGATAATGACTTAGTTCAGTTAACTAAAACAGCTGAAAACATAGTACGGTGTTTTATATATCGAATGctagaaaaagttataaataaatcctCTTGTGAAGAAGACTTTCGATTGCATTTTTCTTTACTTCCTGAACCTGTTCTTTGTGAAATAAGAGCTGTTAAAGAATATCTACATAAATGTGAAAGTTCTTACTCAACTGAAAAAGATTCTTGGTTTATACACAAGGCAGTTCAAATTCTTGAGGAACAAGGTGGCATAgcaattcaaaaatatcattatgcttttcttagtttaattaatcaattacaaataacagatgaatataattttgcttatacTCAGTTTGTTGAAGttgctaaaaaactttttgagaaTGACAACATTGCATGGAGTCATATTGTTTCCTTGATATGTTTTGGTGTAGAAATTTCTGTTTACATAGTCGAGCATGGCAAAATAGGGCttgcatcatttttaaaaaagatatgcaGTTTTATTGTGGACTTTATtgtaaaagaagaaattttgcAGTGGATTGCACAACATGGTGGATgg attaaaatgattgatttttttgatgatcCAAACTGTCAGTTTCGTACTAATCATATCTTGGCCGCTATGGCAATATCTGAACTAACTAATATTGAAGTATGGCTTCAACGTTTTTTTGTGGCTTCACTGGTTTCTGGAATAATTGTTATAGCTTGGAGAAAATGGCATCAACCCTAA